A region from the Leptolyngbya iicbica LK genome encodes:
- a CDS encoding RNA 2'-phosphotransferase, with protein MDKHLAKLSKFLSLILRHKPQVIGLQLDANGWAEVEQLIELVNQHGIAVSQELLDAIVQKNTQERFTYNADRSKIRANQGHSLAVDLELVAEVPPTILFHGTATRFLSSIRTRGLLPGSRQHVHLAAEEIDAIRVGQRHGHPIVLTIQAEAMCRAGYQFYCSQNGVWLTEIVPPRYIEFPTHVGRSR; from the coding sequence ATGGATAAGCATCTAGCAAAACTCAGCAAGTTTTTGAGTTTGATCCTCCGTCACAAACCGCAGGTAATTGGCCTGCAACTCGATGCCAACGGCTGGGCAGAAGTGGAGCAACTCATTGAGCTGGTGAATCAACACGGCATCGCTGTTTCCCAAGAACTGCTTGATGCGATCGTGCAAAAAAATACCCAAGAGCGGTTCACCTACAACGCCGATCGCAGCAAAATTCGCGCTAACCAGGGCCATTCCCTCGCGGTGGATTTGGAACTCGTGGCGGAGGTGCCTCCCACAATTTTGTTTCACGGCACAGCGACTCGCTTTTTATCCTCCATTCGTACACGCGGACTGTTGCCCGGTAGCCGCCAGCATGTGCATTTAGCCGCTGAAGAAATTGATGCCATTCGGGTGGGACAGCGCCACGGTCACCCCATCGTCCTCACCATTCAGGCAGAGGCGATGTGTCGCGCGGGATATCAGTTTTATTGCTCCCAAAATGGCGTTTGGCTGACGGAAATTGTGCCCCCTCGCTATATCGAGTTTCCGACTCATGTGGGGCGATCGCGCTAG